From Strigops habroptila isolate Jane chromosome 10, bStrHab1.2.pri, whole genome shotgun sequence, one genomic window encodes:
- the PTK7 gene encoding inactive tyrosine-protein kinase 7: MAGVRALLLLAVGARAAILFTKEPYSQDALHGRSAILRCEVEEPAHVEFEWLQNGLPVQDTEQRFKEGSNLQFAAVDRHRDAGDFQCVARNLLTGEEARTVNVSFNIKWIETGSVVLKQPASIAEIQPSSTVVLRCYIDGHPRPTWQWFRDGAPIPDGHSTYSVSNKERTLTLQSASPDDNGLYYCCARSAVGFVCSHNNFTINIIDESFPQAVIVPQDLIVTKNEEAMFDCQFAAVPPPTQEWLFEDSPITNKSKTTVFANGSLLITQVRARSTGVYKCVGHGQRGKTLVLKANLRLAEIDEMAPFSPKVLTVNQGHRVACTAPRGIPTPQVWWERNHERVPTTGRVHQEAEQLVFTSITEMDAGTYTCHAANKAGEKKQELSITVATVPKWVEMPKDSQLEESKPGYLHCLSKASLKPTVTWYRNGVSISEDSRFEISENGTLRINNVEVYDGTMYKCVSSTPAGSIEGYARVHVLEKLKFTPPPQPLQCMEFDKEVTVSCSATGREKPTIQWTKTDGSSLPSHVSHNAGILSFHKVSRSDSGNYTCIASNSPQGEIRATVQLVVAVYVTFKLEPEPTTVYQGHTAMFQCQAEGDPVPHIQWKGKDKILDPGKLLPRIQIMPNGSLVIYDVTTEDSGKYTCIAGNSCNIKHREAFLYVVDKPAAEEDEGPGSHTPYKMIQTIGLSVGAAVAYIIIVLGLMFYCKKRRKAKRLKKHPEGEEPEMECLNGGALLQNGQMTAEIQEEVALTNLGSSSGASKRHSAADKMHFPRSNLQTITTLGRGEFGEVFLAKAKGAEDGEGEALVLVKSLQTRDEQLQLDFRREAEMFGKLNHSNVVRLLGLCREAEPHYMVLEYVDLGDLKQFLRIAKSKDESLKPQPLTTKHKVSLCTQVALGMEHLSNSRFVHRDLAARNCLVSAQRQVKVSSLSLSKDVYNSEYYHFRQAWIPLRWMPPEAVLEDEFSTKSDVWSFGVLMWEVFMHGEMPYAPLADDEVLAGLQSGKTKLPHPEGCPSRLAKLMQRCWAPSPKDRPSFSELATALGDSPADSKA; this comes from the exons ATGGCGGGGGTGcgggcgctgctgctgctgg CTGTGGGGGCTCGGGCAGCGATCCTTTTCACCAAGGAGCCGTACTCGCAGGATGCCCTGCACGGCCGCAGCGCCATCCTCCGCTGCGAGGTGGAGGAGCCAGCGCACGTGGAGTTCGAGTGGCTGCAGAATGGTCTCCCCGTTCAGGACACGGAGCAGCGCTTCAAGGAAGGCAGCAACCTCCAGTTTGCTGCTGTCGATcggcacagggatgctggggactTCCAGTGTGTAGCCAGGAACTTGCTCACTGGGGAGGAGGCCCGCACAGTCAATGTATCTTTCAATATCAAGT GGATTGAGACAGGCAGTGTGGTGCTGAAGCAGCCGGCCAGCATAGCTGAGATCCAGCCCTCCTCCACCGTGGTGCTGCGGTGTTACATTGACGGCCACCCGCG CCCCACGTGGCAGTGGTTTCGGGATGGTGCCCCGATTCCCGACGGCCACAGCACCTATTCTGTCAGCAACAAGGAGCGAACACTGACCCTGCAGAGCGCCAGCCCTGACGACAACGGTCTCTATTACTGCTGTGCCCGCAGTGCCGTTGGCTTCGTCTGCAGCCATAACAACTTCACGATTAATATCATCG ATGAGAGCTTTCCCCAGGCGGTGATCGTCCCGCAGGACCTCATTGTGACCAAGAACGAAGAGGCCATGTTTGACTGCCAGTTTGCAGCCGTGCCGCCCCCCACGCAGGAGTGGCTCTTTGAAGACAGCCCCATCACCAACAAATCCAA GACCACTGTGTTCGCCAACGGCTCCCTGCTGATCACCCAGGTGAGGGCTCGCAGCACCGGTGTCTATAAGTGCGTTGGCCATGGGCAGAGGGGGAAAACTCTTGTGCTGAAGGCGAATCTGCGGCTAGCAG AGATCGACGAAATGGCACCCTTCTCCCCGAAGGTGTTGACGGTGAACCAGGGGCACCGCGTGGCCTGCACAGCCCCACGAGGCATACCCACACCCCAGGTCTGGTGGGAGAGGAACCATGAGCGGGTTCCCACCACTGGCAGGGTGCACCAAGAAGCGGAGCAGCTTGTTTTCACAAGTATCACTGAGATGGATGCAGGGACCTATACGTGCCATGCTGCCAACAAGgctggagagaagaaacaggagCTGAGCATCACTGTGGCTA CGGTACCCAAGTGGGTGGAGATGCCCAAGGACAGCCAGCTGGAGGAGAGCAAGCCGGGATACCTGCACTGCCTCAGCAAGGCCTCCCTGAAACCCACGGTCACCTGGTACCGCAATGGTGTCTCCATCTCTGAG GACTCACGGTTTGAGATCTCTGAGAATGGGACACTGCGCATCAACAACGTGGAGGTGTATGACGGGACCATGTACAAGTGTGTGAGCAGCACGCCGGCAGGCAGCATTGAGGGATATGCACGGGTGCACGTGCTGG agaagctgaagttCACCCCGCCGCCCCAGCCACTGCAGTGCATGGAGTTTGATAAGGAGGTTACAGTGTCCTGCTCAGCCACTGGCCGGGAAAAACCCACTATCCAGTGGACTAAAACAG ATGGGAGCAGCCTGCCATCCCACGTCAGCCACAATGCTGGCATCTTGTCCTTCCACAAGGTGAGCAGGAGTGACTCAGGAAATTACACATGCATCGCTTCCAACAGCCCACAGGGCGAGATCCGTGCCACCGTGCAGCTCGTGGTAGCAG TTTACGTCACCTTCAAGCTAGAGCCAGAGCCCACGACAGTGTACCAGGGGCACACAGCCATGTTCCAGTGCCAGGCAGAGGGGGACCCCGTACCACACATCCAGTGGAAAGGGAAGGACAAGATTTTGGATCCCGGCAAGCTCCTGCCCAG GATTCAGATCATGCCCAATGGCTCCCTTGTGATTTACGACGTCACCACCGAGGACTCAGGGAAATACACGTGTATCGCTGGCAATAGCTGCAACATCAAGCACCGCGAGGCCTTCCTCTACGTTGTAG ATaagccagcagcagaagaggatgAGGGACCTGGCAGCCACACACCCTACAAGATGATCCAGACCATTGGGCTTTCCGTGGGGGCAGCTGTTGCCTACATCATTATCGTGCTGGGGCTGATGTTCTACTGCAAGAAGCGGAGAAAAGCCAAGAGGCTGAAGAAGCACCCAGAGGGCGAGGAGCCCGAAATGGAGTGTCTGAATG GTGGTGCTTTGCTGCAGAATGGGCAGATGACAGCAGAGATCCAGGAAGAAGTGGCCTTGACCAacctgggcagcagctctggggccagCAAGCGGCACAGTGCTGCTGACAAGATGCACTTTCCACGTTCCAACCTGCAGACAATCACAACCCTGG GCAGGGGGGAGTTTGGTGAAGTGTTCCTGGCCAAGGCAAAAGGTGCTGAGGATGGTGAGGGTGAAGCACTGGTGCTGGTGAAGAGCCTGCAGACAAGGGatgagcagctgcagctggactTCCGGCGAGAGGCAGAGATGTTTGGCAAGCTGAACCATTCCAACGTGGTGCGGTTGCTGGGGCTGTGCCGTGAGGCAGAGCCACACTATATGGTCCTGGAGTATGTGGACTTG GGGGACCTGAAGCAGTTCCTGAGGATCGCCAAGAGCAAAGATGAGTCTCTAAAGCCACAGCCCCTCACCACCAAACATAAG GTGTCTCTCTGCACGCAGGTAGCCCTGGGCATGGAGCATCTCTCCAACAGCAGGTTTGTGCACCGGGACTTGGCAGCCAGGAACTGCCTGGTCAGTGCCCAGCGGCAGGTCAAGGTCTCATCCCTGAGCCTCAGCAAGGATGTGTACAACAG TGAGTATTACCACTTCCGCCAGGCCTGGATCCCGCTGCGCTGGATGCCCCCTGAAGCTGTGCTGGAAGATGAGTTCTCCACCAAGTCAGACGTGTGGTCCTTTGGGGTGCTCATGTGGGAGGTCTTCATGCATGGGGAGATGCCCTATGCCCCGCTGGCAGATGATGAAGTCCTAGCAG GTCTGCAGTCAGGAAAGACAAAGCTCCCACACCCCGAGGGCTGCCCTTCCCGCCTCGCCAAGCTGATGCAGCGCTGCTGGGCCCCCAGCCCAAAGGATCGACCCTCCTTCAGCGAGCTTGCCACTGCCCTGGGGGACAGCCCAGCTGACAGCAAAGCCTGA